Proteins co-encoded in one Rudaeicoccus suwonensis genomic window:
- a CDS encoding DUF4031 domain-containing protein produces the protein MTILIDPPFWPAHGRIWSHLVSDESYAELHAFAARVALPDRLFDIDHYDVPDDRYAAALAAGATPVGGGELIRRLIASGLRVPARERH, from the coding sequence TCGATCCGCCCTTCTGGCCCGCCCACGGCAGGATCTGGTCACACCTGGTCAGCGACGAGTCGTATGCCGAGTTGCACGCCTTTGCAGCGCGGGTCGCGTTGCCGGACCGCTTGTTCGACATCGATCACTACGACGTGCCGGACGACAGGTATGCCGCAGCCCTCGCCGCCGGAGCGACTCCCGTCGGCGGTGGCGAACTCATCCGACGCCTGATCGCCAGTGGGTTACGGGTGCCGGCCCGGGAACGCCACTGA